The sequence below is a genomic window from Cedecea neteri.
CAAATCCGCCGTTTCAACCTCCGCACAGGGGATACCATCTCCGGTAAGATTCGTCCGCCAAAAGAAGGTGAACGCTACTTTGCGCTGCTGAAGGTTAACGAAGTTAACTACGATAAGCCGGAAAACGCCCGTAGCAAGATCCTGTTTGAAAACTTAACGCCTCTGCATGCAAACTCTCGTCTGCGTATGGAGCGTGGTAACGGTTCTACCGAAGACTTAACCGCGCGTGTACTGGATCTGGCATCGCCAATTGGTCGCGGCCAGCGTGGTCTGATCGTGGCACCGCCAAAAGCCGGTAAAACCATGCTGCTGCAGAACATCGCGCAGAGCATTGCCTATAACCACCCAGACTGTGTACTGATGGTACTGCTGATCGACGAACGTCCAGAAGAAGTGACCGAGATGCAGCGTCTGGTTAAAGGTGAAGTTGTGGCTTCTACCTTTGATGAGCCGGCTTCTCGCCACGTTCAGGTTGCTGAAATGGTTATCGAGAAGGCAAAACGTCTGGTTGAACATAAGAAAGACGTTATCATTCTGCTCGATTCCATCACTCGTCTGGCGCGTGCCTACAACACCGTTGTTCCGGCATCGGGTAAAGTCCTGACTGGTGGTGTGGATGCGAACGCCCTGCACCGTCCAAAACGCTTCTTCGGTGCTGCACGTAACGTGGAAGAGGGCGGTAGCCTGACCATTATCGCCACCGCGCTTATCGATACCGGCTCTAAAATGGATGAAGTCATCTACGAAGAGTTTAAAGGCACAGGTAACATGGAACTGCATCTGTCCCGTAAGATCGCTGAAAAACGCGTCTTCCCGGCCATCGATTACAACCGTTCCGGTACGCGTAAAGAAGAGCTGCTTACCACGCAGGAAGAACTGCAGAAAATGTGGATTCTCCGTAAAATCATTCACCCAATGGGTGAAATTGATGCCATGGAATTCCTCATCAACAAGTTGGCGATGACCAAAACAAACGATGACTTCTTCGACATGATGAAGCGCTCGTAAGCAACAAAAACTCGGGGAACGCCACGCTTAGTCGTGGCGTTTTTCTTTTCTGCTAGAT
It includes:
- the rho gene encoding transcription termination factor Rho, which produces MNLTELKNTPVSELITLGENMGLENQARMRKQDIIFSILKQHAKSGEDIFGDGVLEILQDGFGFLRSADSSYLAGPDDIYVSPSQIRRFNLRTGDTISGKIRPPKEGERYFALLKVNEVNYDKPENARSKILFENLTPLHANSRLRMERGNGSTEDLTARVLDLASPIGRGQRGLIVAPPKAGKTMLLQNIAQSIAYNHPDCVLMVLLIDERPEEVTEMQRLVKGEVVASTFDEPASRHVQVAEMVIEKAKRLVEHKKDVIILLDSITRLARAYNTVVPASGKVLTGGVDANALHRPKRFFGAARNVEEGGSLTIIATALIDTGSKMDEVIYEEFKGTGNMELHLSRKIAEKRVFPAIDYNRSGTRKEELLTTQEELQKMWILRKIIHPMGEIDAMEFLINKLAMTKTNDDFFDMMKRS